One stretch of Hevea brasiliensis isolate MT/VB/25A 57/8 chromosome 12, ASM3005281v1, whole genome shotgun sequence DNA includes these proteins:
- the LOC110669798 gene encoding homeobox protein knotted-1-like 2 isoform X2, with the protein MEDYNQMNENTTPRGNFLYASPVLAPNSSPYARTSSGSNVSNQQTQTPLSPFHLQSSECFQSEGHPIVKTEASTSQHAPKFHYPLLRGHQTLNQHQGNESSGEVEAIKAKIIAHPQYSNLLEAYMDCQKVGAPPEVAARLAAARQEFQSKQRSSVTSRDTLKDPELDQFMEAYCDMLVKYREELTRPIQEAMDFMRRIETQLNMICNGPLRIFNSDEKSEGVGSSEEDQENSGGETELPEIDPRAEDRELKNHLLRKYSGYLSSLKQELSKKKKKGKLPKEARQKLLSWWELHYKWPYPSETEKVALAESTGLDQKQINNWFINQRKRHWKPSEDMQFMVMDGLHPQNAALYMEGHYIGDGPYRLGP; encoded by the exons ATGGAGGACTATAATCAAATGAATGAGAACACAACTCCAAGGGGGAATTTCTTGTATGCTTCACCAGTTCTTGCACCCAATTCTTCTCCCTATGCGAGAACAAGTAGTGGCTCTAACGTGAGCAATCAGCAGACCCAGACGCCTTTAAGTCCTTTCCATCTTCAATCAAGTGAATGTTTCCAATCTGAAGGACATCCTATAGTGAAGACAGAAGCCAGCACTTCCCAGCATGCTCCAAAATTTCACTATCCTTTGTTGAGAGGCCATCAAACACTTAATCAACATCAAGGGAATGAAAGCTCCGGTGAAGTGGAAGCTATCAAAGCCAAGATCATAGCCCACCCTCAGTACTCTAACCTTTTGGAAGCCTACATGGATTGCCAAAAG GTGGGAGCTCCACCTGAAGTAGCAGCTCGGCTTGCAGCTGCTCGCCAGGAGTTCCAATCAAAGCAACGATCTTCGGTCACTTCTAGGGACACCTTGAAGGACCCAGAACTAGATCAGTTTATG GAGGCGTATTGCGACATGCTGGTGAAGTACCGGGAAGAGCTCACAAGACCCATTCAAGAAGCCATGGATTTCATGCGAAGAATCGAGACTCAACTAAATATGATCTGCAATGGCCCCTTGCGAATCTTCAACTCTG ATGAGAAGTCTGAGGGTGTTGGGTCGTCTGAGGAAGATCAGGAAAACAGTGGTGGAGAAACAGAACTACCAGAGATTGATCCCAGGGCTGAGGACCGAGAACTAAAGAACCACTTATTGAGGAAATATAGTGGTTATTTAAGCAGTCTTAAGCAGGAACTttctaagaagaagaagaaaggaaaactaCCCAAAGAAGCCAGGCAGAAGCTACTTAGCTGGTGGGAGTTACACTACAAATGGCCATATCCTTCA GAGACAGAGAAGGTGGCCTTAGCTGAATCAACGGGTTTGGACCAGAAGCAAATAAATAATTGGTTCATAAATCAAAGGAAACGTCATTGGAAGCCATCCGAAGATATGCAATTCATGGTGATGGATGGCTTACATCCACAGAATGCAGCTCTCTATATGGAGGGTCACTACATTGGTGATGGTCCTTATCGTCTAGGGCCATGA
- the LOC110669798 gene encoding homeobox protein knotted-1-like 2 isoform X1, which produces MVSLTMEDYNQMNENTTPRGNFLYASPVLAPNSSPYARTSSGSNVSNQQTQTPLSPFHLQSSECFQSEGHPIVKTEASTSQHAPKFHYPLLRGHQTLNQHQGNESSGEVEAIKAKIIAHPQYSNLLEAYMDCQKVGAPPEVAARLAAARQEFQSKQRSSVTSRDTLKDPELDQFMEAYCDMLVKYREELTRPIQEAMDFMRRIETQLNMICNGPLRIFNSDEKSEGVGSSEEDQENSGGETELPEIDPRAEDRELKNHLLRKYSGYLSSLKQELSKKKKKGKLPKEARQKLLSWWELHYKWPYPSETEKVALAESTGLDQKQINNWFINQRKRHWKPSEDMQFMVMDGLHPQNAALYMEGHYIGDGPYRLGP; this is translated from the exons ATGGTTTCTCTGACT ATGGAGGACTATAATCAAATGAATGAGAACACAACTCCAAGGGGGAATTTCTTGTATGCTTCACCAGTTCTTGCACCCAATTCTTCTCCCTATGCGAGAACAAGTAGTGGCTCTAACGTGAGCAATCAGCAGACCCAGACGCCTTTAAGTCCTTTCCATCTTCAATCAAGTGAATGTTTCCAATCTGAAGGACATCCTATAGTGAAGACAGAAGCCAGCACTTCCCAGCATGCTCCAAAATTTCACTATCCTTTGTTGAGAGGCCATCAAACACTTAATCAACATCAAGGGAATGAAAGCTCCGGTGAAGTGGAAGCTATCAAAGCCAAGATCATAGCCCACCCTCAGTACTCTAACCTTTTGGAAGCCTACATGGATTGCCAAAAG GTGGGAGCTCCACCTGAAGTAGCAGCTCGGCTTGCAGCTGCTCGCCAGGAGTTCCAATCAAAGCAACGATCTTCGGTCACTTCTAGGGACACCTTGAAGGACCCAGAACTAGATCAGTTTATG GAGGCGTATTGCGACATGCTGGTGAAGTACCGGGAAGAGCTCACAAGACCCATTCAAGAAGCCATGGATTTCATGCGAAGAATCGAGACTCAACTAAATATGATCTGCAATGGCCCCTTGCGAATCTTCAACTCTG ATGAGAAGTCTGAGGGTGTTGGGTCGTCTGAGGAAGATCAGGAAAACAGTGGTGGAGAAACAGAACTACCAGAGATTGATCCCAGGGCTGAGGACCGAGAACTAAAGAACCACTTATTGAGGAAATATAGTGGTTATTTAAGCAGTCTTAAGCAGGAACTttctaagaagaagaagaaaggaaaactaCCCAAAGAAGCCAGGCAGAAGCTACTTAGCTGGTGGGAGTTACACTACAAATGGCCATATCCTTCA GAGACAGAGAAGGTGGCCTTAGCTGAATCAACGGGTTTGGACCAGAAGCAAATAAATAATTGGTTCATAAATCAAAGGAAACGTCATTGGAAGCCATCCGAAGATATGCAATTCATGGTGATGGATGGCTTACATCCACAGAATGCAGCTCTCTATATGGAGGGTCACTACATTGGTGATGGTCCTTATCGTCTAGGGCCATGA